The following proteins are co-located in the Pirellulales bacterium genome:
- a CDS encoding glycine--tRNA ligase, whose amino-acid sequence MDKLVSLCKRRGFLFQSSEIYGGLNGFWDYGPLGVELKRNIKNAWWQDMVTGHDDLVAPAGAPQPYEMTGLDCTIIMHPQVWKCSGHFDLFCDMMVDCRETKGRYRADHIRCYPVSSLDSQVLGWVASLLEPADFAASLSNSFEKKVGKLFGTAELCIDQVRSIPYPSVLEADRSRVLGPDATQLGTLTAPREFNLMFPTTVGALSGEEGRAFLRPETAQGIFVNFKNVLDSTRVKVPFGIAQVGKSFRNEITPRNFTFRSREFEQMEIEFFCHPSESRKWYEYWRDRRMRWYTDLGLAGERLQMREHAADELSHYSVGTADIEYAFPFLPPGEYGELEGIAHRGDFDLRSHMEGKLVKNAAGCLEVEMVPVEGKPDKMRPKHKGSGRDLTYRDEVTGERYTPHVIEPSAGADRGVLAFLCEAYHEDQAPDDKGELQTRVVMKLHPRLAPIKAAVFPLVKKDGLPEIAQEIYRGLKKKFPAFYDEKGAVGRRYRRQDEAGTPYCITVDGQSREDGTVTVRDRDTLEQWRVKIDDVVAEIESRVS is encoded by the coding sequence ATGGACAAACTCGTCTCGCTGTGCAAGCGACGAGGATTCTTGTTTCAGTCGAGCGAGATCTACGGCGGGCTCAACGGGTTTTGGGACTACGGCCCGCTGGGGGTCGAGCTGAAGCGGAACATTAAGAACGCCTGGTGGCAGGACATGGTCACCGGGCACGACGACCTCGTCGCGCCCGCGGGCGCCCCGCAGCCGTACGAGATGACGGGTCTCGACTGCACGATCATCATGCACCCGCAGGTGTGGAAGTGCAGCGGGCATTTCGATTTGTTCTGCGACATGATGGTCGACTGCCGCGAGACGAAAGGGCGTTACCGCGCCGACCATATTCGCTGCTATCCGGTCTCGTCCTTGGACAGCCAAGTGCTGGGGTGGGTGGCGTCGCTGCTCGAACCAGCCGATTTTGCCGCGTCGTTGTCAAATTCGTTTGAGAAGAAAGTCGGGAAACTGTTCGGCACGGCTGAATTGTGCATCGACCAGGTTCGCTCGATTCCCTATCCCTCGGTGCTCGAAGCGGATCGCTCCCGAGTCCTCGGTCCTGACGCGACGCAACTCGGCACACTGACGGCGCCGCGCGAATTCAATCTCATGTTCCCCACGACCGTGGGTGCGCTTAGCGGAGAAGAAGGCCGCGCCTTCCTCCGCCCCGAGACCGCTCAGGGGATCTTCGTCAATTTCAAGAACGTGCTCGACAGCACCCGCGTGAAGGTGCCGTTCGGGATCGCCCAGGTGGGAAAATCGTTCCGCAACGAGATCACGCCGCGGAACTTTACGTTCCGCAGTCGCGAGTTCGAGCAGATGGAGATCGAGTTCTTCTGCCATCCGAGCGAGTCGCGCAAATGGTACGAGTACTGGCGCGATCGGCGGATGCGGTGGTACACCGACTTGGGGCTCGCCGGCGAGCGGCTGCAGATGCGCGAGCACGCGGCCGACGAGCTCAGCCACTACAGCGTCGGCACGGCCGACATCGAGTATGCGTTCCCGTTTCTGCCGCCGGGGGAATACGGCGAGCTCGAGGGGATCGCCCATCGCGGCGACTTCGACCTGCGGAGCCACATGGAAGGCAAGCTGGTGAAGAACGCCGCGGGGTGTTTGGAGGTCGAGATGGTCCCGGTCGAAGGCAAGCCCGACAAGATGCGGCCGAAGCACAAGGGCTCGGGCCGCGATCTCACCTACCGCGACGAGGTCACGGGCGAGCGGTACACGCCGCACGTCATTGAACCCTCGGCAGGAGCCGACCGGGGCGTGCTGGCGTTTTTGTGCGAGGCGTACCACGAAGACCAGGCGCCCGACGACAAGGGCGAGCTGCAGACGCGAGTCGTGATGAAGCTCCACCCGCGGTTGGCGCCAATCAAGGCGGCGGTCTTCCCGCTCGTGAAAAAGGACGGCCTGCCGGAGATCGCCCAGGAGATTTACCGCGGCCTGAAGAAGAAATTCCCCGCGTTCTACGACGAGAAGGGCGCCGTGGGGCGCCGCTATCGTCGCCAGGACGAAGCGGGCACGCCGTACTGTATTACGGTCGACGGGCAGAGCCGCGAGGACGGCACGGTCACGGTGCGCGACCGCGACACGCTGGAGCAATGGCGCGTGAAGATCGACGACGTGGTCGCGGAGATCGAGAGCCGAGTGAGCTGA
- a CDS encoding UbiX family flavin prenyltransferase has product MTPKNIVVAVTGASGAVYSLRLVEVLLATGHDVHLSISPTGAHVIREEMDLTVDLDDFNPAALMLDDVTHASDSKIRLLQASAGIGTADSNVLSVDAGRVGDLHYHHYKDFNSPIASGSFLTEGMVVTPCSGTTLSAIAHGTAGNLIQRAAEVHLKERRKLVLVPRETPLSLPAIDNMRKCTEAGAVVLPASPGWYHGVTTLRDLVDFIVGRICDQLRIDNCLVERWGVKK; this is encoded by the coding sequence ATGACCCCCAAGAACATCGTCGTCGCCGTCACCGGGGCCAGCGGAGCGGTCTACTCGCTGCGACTCGTCGAGGTGCTGCTCGCCACGGGGCACGACGTCCACCTGTCGATCAGCCCGACCGGGGCCCACGTCATCCGCGAGGAGATGGACCTGACCGTCGACCTGGACGATTTCAATCCCGCCGCCCTCATGCTCGACGACGTCACCCACGCCTCCGACAGCAAGATCCGTCTGCTGCAAGCCTCGGCCGGCATCGGCACGGCCGACAGCAACGTCCTGTCGGTCGACGCGGGCCGCGTGGGCGACTTGCACTATCACCACTACAAGGATTTCAACTCGCCGATCGCCAGCGGGTCGTTCCTGACCGAGGGGATGGTCGTCACCCCCTGCTCGGGGACGACCCTGTCGGCCATCGCCCACGGCACGGCGGGGAACCTGATCCAACGCGCCGCCGAGGTTCACCTGAAAGAGCGTCGCAAACTGGTCCTCGTCCCCCGCGAAACGCCGCTGTCGCTCCCCGCGATCGACAACATGCGCAAATGCACCGAGGCCGGCGCGGTCGTCCTCCCCGCCTCCCCCGGCTGGTACCACGGCGTCACCACGCTGCGCGACTTGGTCGACTTCATCGTGGGACGCATCTGCGACCAGCTCCGCATCGACAACTGCCTCGTCGAACGCTGGGGGGTGAAGAAGTGA
- a CDS encoding L-rhamnose mutarotase has protein sequence MGLHINRLAFRVQLNRVMPEDCRRRHDEVRPAMDPALREAGLVDYAFWQYESTGVLFA, from the coding sequence ATGGGACTGCACATTAACCGCCTCGCCTTCCGCGTGCAACTGAATCGCGTCATGCCCGAGGATTGTCGCCGGCGGCATGACGAAGTCAGGCCGGCGATGGACCCGGCACTACGCGAGGCGGGCCTCGTCGACTACGCTTTCTGGCAGTACGAATCGACCGGCGTGCTGTTTGCCTAG
- the ubiA gene encoding putative 4-hydroxybenzoate polyprenyltransferase, protein MFATVRHFLSLVRFSHTLFALPFALLAMLMAAAVRETRTLSWRELMGVVFCMVTARSAAMAFNRLADRDIDALNPRTAGRHLPAGVLSVPQVAALAIACSLAFVASTLLFLPNRLPLGLSLPVLAFLLGYSYTKRYTALAHFWLGAALALSPMAAWIAVRGEQVAAAPTDLLPAAVLGLAVLTWVAGFDVIYACQDVDFDRQARLHSIPVRFGVAGALRLAAGLHLATIAALAALPLVYPPFGWIYGAGVAAVAVLLVYEHALVRPDDLSRVNAAFFNVNAVISLGLLAVGIVDLVLG, encoded by the coding sequence ATGTTCGCCACCGTCCGCCACTTCCTGTCGCTCGTCCGCTTCAGCCACACGCTGTTCGCGCTGCCGTTTGCGCTGCTGGCGATGTTGATGGCGGCGGCCGTGCGCGAGACGCGGACGCTGAGCTGGCGCGAACTCATGGGCGTCGTCTTCTGTATGGTCACGGCCCGCAGCGCCGCGATGGCGTTCAACCGCCTTGCCGATCGCGACATCGACGCCCTGAACCCCCGCACCGCGGGGCGGCACCTCCCCGCCGGCGTTCTCAGCGTCCCCCAAGTCGCCGCGCTGGCGATCGCGTGCAGCTTGGCGTTCGTCGCGAGCACGCTGCTCTTCCTCCCCAACCGCCTGCCGCTTGGCCTCTCTCTCCCCGTGCTCGCGTTCCTCCTGGGCTACAGCTACACGAAGCGCTATACGGCGCTGGCCCATTTCTGGTTGGGGGCGGCGTTGGCCCTGTCGCCGATGGCGGCATGGATTGCCGTCCGGGGAGAGCAGGTCGCTGCCGCCCCGACAGACCTGCTCCCCGCGGCCGTACTCGGGCTGGCCGTGCTGACGTGGGTCGCCGGGTTCGACGTGATCTACGCCTGTCAGGACGTCGATTTCGACCGGCAGGCGCGGCTCCACAGCATCCCCGTGCGATTCGGCGTCGCCGGCGCCCTGCGACTAGCCGCGGGCCTCCATTTGGCGACAATAGCGGCACTGGCCGCCCTGCCCCTGGTCTATCCCCCTTTCGGCTGGATCTACGGCGCCGGGGTGGCCGCGGTCGCCGTGCTGCTGGTCTACGAGCACGCCCTCGTACGGCCCGACGACCTCAGCCGAGTCAACGCCGCGTTCTTCAACGTCAACGCCGTGATCAGCCTCGGCCTGCTGGCGGTTGGGATCGTAGACCTTGTTCTCGGTTAA
- a CDS encoding type VI secretion protein ImpB: MLYVDWLFLDMNSFFASAEQHLQPRLRGRPVAVVPVRTDRTCCIAASYEARAYGVKTGTNVGEARRRCPGLVLVEGRHERYVELHHRIIAAVETVLPVEKVCSIDEMACRLSPQHRETGAAMALARHVKCAIDEQIGPSLKCSIGLATNRFLAKVASNMQKPDGLSVIAREELPRRLHALELTDFPGIGRNMERRLHACGIRTTRQLCGLSKQALVDAWQSVLGEQWWHWLRGDDCPERPTVRRTVGHSHVLPPELRTDDGARAVLVRLLHKAAMRLRQIGYWAKRMSVSLRYADGSPRWRRTLYLGCCQDTPTMLKALDRAWRERLRGGRPLQPAITLLDLVPAASATPSLFEEDRRALAAARAMDAANLRFGAGAVYFASMPEARAAAPLRIAFTNIPDVASESTDKGRLE; the protein is encoded by the coding sequence ATGCTGTATGTCGATTGGCTGTTTCTTGACATGAATTCGTTCTTCGCCTCGGCGGAGCAGCATCTGCAGCCGCGGTTGCGGGGGCGGCCGGTGGCGGTCGTGCCCGTCAGGACCGACCGCACGTGCTGCATCGCCGCCAGTTACGAGGCGCGGGCGTACGGCGTGAAGACCGGCACGAACGTCGGCGAGGCGCGGCGTCGCTGCCCGGGGCTGGTGCTTGTCGAGGGGCGGCACGAACGGTACGTCGAACTCCATCACCGGATCATCGCCGCGGTCGAGACGGTGCTGCCGGTCGAGAAGGTCTGCTCGATCGACGAAATGGCGTGCCGGTTGTCGCCGCAGCATCGCGAAACGGGCGCCGCCATGGCGTTGGCGCGACACGTGAAGTGCGCCATCGACGAGCAGATCGGGCCGAGTTTGAAATGCTCGATCGGGCTGGCCACGAATCGCTTTCTGGCCAAGGTGGCCAGCAACATGCAGAAGCCGGACGGCTTGTCGGTCATCGCGCGCGAGGAACTCCCCCGGCGGCTGCACGCGCTGGAACTGACCGATTTCCCCGGCATCGGCCGGAACATGGAGCGGCGCCTGCATGCCTGCGGCATTCGCACGACGCGGCAGTTGTGCGGGCTGTCGAAGCAGGCGCTGGTCGATGCGTGGCAAAGCGTGCTGGGGGAGCAGTGGTGGCACTGGCTGCGCGGCGACGATTGCCCCGAGCGGCCGACCGTGCGCCGCACCGTGGGCCATTCGCACGTGCTGCCTCCCGAACTGCGGACCGACGACGGGGCCCGGGCGGTGCTGGTGCGGCTGTTGCACAAAGCGGCGATGCGGTTGCGGCAGATCGGGTACTGGGCGAAACGGATGTCCGTGTCGCTGCGATACGCCGACGGCTCGCCCCGTTGGCGACGCACGCTGTATTTGGGCTGCTGCCAGGACACGCCGACGATGCTCAAGGCGCTGGACCGGGCGTGGCGAGAGCGGTTGCGCGGCGGTCGGCCGCTGCAACCGGCGATCACGCTGCTGGACCTCGTCCCGGCGGCGAGCGCGACGCCGAGCCTGTTCGAGGAGGACCGCCGCGCGCTGGCCGCCGCCCGGGCGATGGACGCGGCGAACCTGCGATTCGGCGCGGGGGCGGTCTACTTCGCCTCGATGCCCGAAGCCCGCGCCGCGGCGCCCCTGCGGATCGCGTTTACGAACATCCCGGACGTGGCGAGCGAGAGCACGGACAAGGGGCGGCTCGAGTAG
- the mqnE gene encoding aminofutalosine synthase MqnE, with amino-acid sequence MLRTSSPILKPVRDKVEAGERLSFDDGLLLFRDETPLPELGELANLVRERKNGNAAYYNINTHLNPTNVCVYRCTFCAFRADLRDPKGYWMSDEQILARGAEAVANGCTEMHIVGGLHHMHSYDAYRRVISLLHDAHPTLHLKAWTPVEIDWFARLTKKSIEWVLRDMIDAGLGSLPGGGAEIFHPEVRHKICEHKADAGRWFETHRTAHALGLKSNCTMLYGHIEQPYHRIDHLCRLRELQDETGGFQTFIPLAFHPDNTGLSHIKKPNALTDLRTMAVSRLMLDNVPHLKAYWIMLGVGTAQIALAYGADDIDGTVRHELIYHDAGAETPEMMSVADLRRLIEEAGRDPVERDTLYRRVQRQGERWNAGEAIAAG; translated from the coding sequence ATGCTCCGCACCTCTTCCCCCATCCTGAAGCCCGTTCGCGACAAGGTCGAAGCCGGCGAGCGATTGTCCTTCGACGACGGGCTGCTCCTGTTCCGCGACGAGACGCCCCTTCCGGAACTCGGCGAGCTGGCCAACCTGGTCCGCGAGCGCAAGAACGGCAACGCCGCCTACTACAACATCAACACCCACTTGAACCCCACGAACGTCTGCGTCTATCGCTGCACCTTCTGCGCCTTCCGGGCCGATCTCCGCGATCCGAAGGGGTACTGGATGAGCGACGAGCAGATCCTCGCCCGCGGCGCCGAGGCGGTCGCCAACGGCTGCACCGAGATGCACATCGTCGGCGGGCTGCATCACATGCACTCCTACGACGCGTATCGCCGGGTGATCAGCCTGCTCCACGACGCGCACCCGACGCTTCATCTCAAGGCCTGGACGCCGGTCGAAATCGACTGGTTCGCCCGGCTCACTAAGAAGTCAATCGAGTGGGTCCTGCGCGACATGATCGACGCCGGCCTGGGCAGCCTCCCCGGCGGCGGAGCCGAGATCTTTCATCCCGAGGTTCGCCACAAGATCTGCGAACACAAGGCCGACGCCGGCCGCTGGTTCGAAACCCACCGCACGGCCCACGCCCTCGGCCTGAAGAGCAACTGCACGATGCTGTACGGCCACATCGAACAGCCGTATCACCGCATCGATCACCTCTGCCGCTTGCGCGAACTGCAGGACGAAACGGGCGGCTTCCAAACGTTCATCCCGCTGGCGTTTCACCCCGACAATACGGGTCTGTCGCACATCAAGAAGCCCAATGCCCTGACGGACCTGCGCACAATGGCCGTCAGCCGGCTGATGCTCGACAACGTGCCGCACCTGAAGGCGTACTGGATCATGCTCGGGGTCGGCACGGCGCAGATCGCGCTGGCCTACGGCGCCGACGACATCGACGGCACCGTGCGGCACGAGCTGATCTACCACGACGCGGGGGCCGAGACCCCCGAGATGATGAGCGTCGCCGACCTCCGCCGCCTCATCGAAGAAGCCGGCCGCGACCCGGTGGAACGCGACACGCTGTACCGCCGCGTCCAGCGCCAAGGCGAGCGCTGGAACGCAGGCGAGGCGATTGCGGCGGGGTAG
- a CDS encoding DUF2726 domain-containing protein, translating to MHADEWPFRQRDDFLTPAELSFYHVLEGVVRGVAVVCPKVRLADVVFVKAQDGKLNHQNRIDRQHLDFVLCDPQTMRPRCVVELDDTSHAGKRQQERDGKKNNVLAAAGLPLVRIAAQRQYRTAELAAQLRSYLVPTPEMSSSPAAPPVLPSQRAPSVAESPVHPLCPKCGIPMIARIAQKGPHAGTEFYGCANYPQCREVRRR from the coding sequence GTGCATGCTGACGAGTGGCCGTTTCGCCAGCGAGACGACTTTCTCACTCCGGCCGAGTTGTCGTTCTATCATGTACTCGAGGGAGTTGTACGCGGCGTGGCGGTCGTTTGCCCAAAAGTCCGGCTTGCCGACGTGGTGTTCGTCAAAGCTCAAGACGGCAAGCTCAACCACCAGAATAGAATCGACCGCCAACACCTTGACTTCGTCTTGTGCGACCCCCAGACCATGCGACCGCGATGCGTGGTGGAACTCGACGACACGAGCCATGCAGGAAAGCGTCAGCAAGAGCGGGATGGCAAGAAGAATAACGTCCTGGCGGCCGCGGGACTGCCGCTAGTGCGCATCGCGGCACAGCGGCAATATCGTACAGCGGAGTTGGCCGCACAACTGCGTTCCTATCTCGTACCTACGCCCGAAATGTCGTCCTCGCCCGCCGCGCCGCCCGTCCTGCCGTCGCAGAGGGCCCCAAGCGTCGCCGAGTCGCCCGTTCACCCGCTTTGTCCCAAGTGCGGCATACCGATGATAGCGCGTATTGCCCAAAAAGGGCCTCACGCGGGAACGGAATTCTATGGCTGTGCCAACTATCCGCAATGTCGTGAAGTGCGGCGACGGTGA
- a CDS encoding dienelactone hydrolase, with translation MGIVRRRRSWLLAILLAARIVPVESVAAKDAYDPLAVDDAALPPPLDATVHDAARGRDVPVFVYLPADPAPTPVVLFSHGLGGDRQGNGYLGRHWAGRGYVAVFLQHAGSDGSVGKDASPLRRMSALRDAATGENFLLRVRDVSAVLDRLTEWNESGRDARGTDPADGDQEIAALVAGRLDMGRVGMSGHSFGAVTTQAVAGQSFARGRMSMTDSRIKAAVLMSPSMPRRGSAADAFGQVAVPWLLLTGTEDGSPLGDQTPATRRQVYPALPAGDKYQLMLAGAEHSAFGDRPLLADRKARNPNHHRAIVALTTAFWDAYLKQDPAAREWLAGAGPRSVLEEGDAWEKK, from the coding sequence ATGGGCATCGTCCGTCGTCGCCGATCCTGGTTGCTGGCGATTCTGTTGGCGGCGCGGATTGTGCCGGTCGAGAGCGTCGCTGCGAAGGATGCGTACGATCCGTTGGCGGTCGACGACGCGGCGTTGCCGCCGCCGCTCGATGCGACGGTGCATGACGCGGCCCGGGGCCGCGACGTCCCGGTGTTCGTTTACCTGCCGGCCGACCCCGCGCCGACGCCGGTCGTGCTGTTCAGCCACGGGTTAGGAGGAGATCGCCAGGGGAACGGGTATCTTGGTCGGCATTGGGCGGGACGGGGGTACGTCGCCGTGTTTCTTCAGCATGCAGGGAGCGACGGGTCCGTAGGAAAGGACGCCTCGCCGTTGCGCCGGATGAGCGCTCTGCGCGACGCGGCCACTGGCGAGAACTTCCTGCTGCGAGTTCGCGACGTCTCGGCCGTGCTCGATCGGCTGACGGAGTGGAACGAGTCGGGGCGCGATGCGCGCGGGACCGACCCTGCAGACGGAGACCAGGAGATCGCCGCGCTCGTGGCGGGTCGGCTCGACATGGGGCGCGTGGGGATGTCGGGTCACTCGTTCGGCGCGGTGACGACGCAGGCGGTCGCCGGTCAGTCGTTCGCCCGGGGGCGCATGTCGATGACCGACTCGCGGATCAAGGCCGCGGTGCTGATGAGTCCCAGCATGCCGCGGCGCGGCTCGGCCGCCGACGCCTTTGGCCAAGTCGCCGTGCCGTGGTTGCTGCTGACCGGGACGGAGGACGGATCGCCGTTGGGGGATCAAACGCCCGCGACGCGCCGGCAGGTGTATCCGGCGCTCCCTGCGGGAGACAAGTACCAACTGATGCTCGCGGGAGCGGAGCATTCGGCGTTCGGCGATCGACCGCTGCTCGCCGATCGCAAGGCGCGGAACCCCAACCACCATCGGGCGATCGTGGCGCTGACGACGGCGTTCTGGGACGCATATCTGAAACAGGATCCCGCCGCCCGAGAGTGGCTCGCCGGGGCGGGGCCGCGATCGGTGCTCGAAGAAGGGGACGCGTGGGAGAAGAAGTGA
- the ubiE gene encoding bifunctional demethylmenaquinone methyltransferase/2-methoxy-6-polyprenyl-1,4-benzoquinol methylase UbiE, with protein sequence MAILNRSPSPRPGRRLPAPPMPATLPPPVAPVDKSGQRVRRMFGQIAGRYDLLNHLLSLNIDKRWRRRTVTLVPPAPGASVLDVCTGTGDLALAYLAAGGEKVEVVGTDFCHEMLDIARRKSATIPWIEADAQQLPFPADRFDVVSVAFGLRNVSDADAGLREMTRVCRPGGKVAVLEFTTPRREPLRSVYGWYFRRVLPRIGQLLARNRESAYDYLPESVGQFPQYEQLVVRMEQAGLTQVEFRPFTLGVATLYVGTKPIDSP encoded by the coding sequence ATGGCGATACTGAACAGGTCGCCATCGCCCCGCCCCGGCCGCCGACTGCCCGCCCCTCCCATGCCCGCCACGCTCCCGCCGCCGGTCGCCCCCGTCGACAAATCGGGCCAGCGCGTGCGCCGCATGTTCGGCCAGATCGCGGGCCGGTACGACCTGCTCAATCACCTGCTGTCGCTCAATATCGACAAACGGTGGCGCCGCCGCACCGTGACGCTCGTTCCCCCCGCGCCGGGGGCGAGCGTGCTGGACGTTTGCACGGGGACCGGCGACTTGGCCCTGGCGTACCTGGCCGCAGGCGGCGAGAAAGTCGAGGTCGTCGGCACGGACTTCTGCCACGAAATGCTCGATATCGCCCGCCGGAAGTCCGCGACGATCCCCTGGATCGAGGCCGACGCCCAGCAGCTCCCTTTCCCCGCCGACCGGTTCGACGTGGTCAGCGTCGCCTTCGGCCTGCGGAACGTGTCGGACGCCGACGCGGGCCTCCGCGAGATGACCCGCGTCTGCCGTCCGGGGGGAAAGGTCGCGGTGCTCGAGTTCACCACCCCGCGACGCGAGCCGCTCCGCTCGGTCTACGGCTGGTACTTTCGTCGCGTCCTGCCGCGAATCGGCCAACTGCTCGCCCGCAATCGCGAGAGCGCCTACGACTACCTCCCGGAAAGCGTCGGCCAGTTCCCGCAGTACGAACAGCTCGTCGTCCGGATGGAGCAAGCGGGCCTGACCCAAGTCGAGTTCCGCCCCTTCACCCTCGGCGTCGCGACGCTGTACGTCGGGACCAAACCGATCGATTCTCCGTGA
- a CDS encoding 2-phosphosulfolactate phosphatase, whose product MSLRVHYLPQFVSEAELAGRTVVVVDLLRASTTICQALAAGARCVLPFVEVDQTLRAAQGLDRAETLLGGERGGRLIEGFDLGNSPAEYTPERVFGKRVLFTTTNGTRALEHARLAGRTLVGCGVNRRAIVEAVADDREIDVLCAGTAGIVGRDDVLAAGAIAHELQHVRGDDATNEWADAAIREWAELLTTARALGRSPTEQFADELTRTTHGRTLLDLDCGDDLPRCANLDSLGVVPERDPRTGEITLA is encoded by the coding sequence ATGTCGCTTCGCGTTCACTACTTGCCGCAGTTCGTGAGCGAGGCCGAGTTGGCCGGGCGGACGGTCGTGGTCGTCGATCTGTTGCGGGCGTCGACGACGATCTGCCAGGCGCTTGCCGCGGGGGCGCGGTGCGTGCTGCCGTTCGTCGAGGTCGACCAGACGCTGCGCGCGGCCCAGGGGCTCGATCGGGCCGAGACGCTGCTGGGGGGCGAGCGCGGGGGGCGGCTCATCGAGGGCTTCGACCTGGGGAACTCCCCCGCCGAGTACACGCCGGAGCGCGTCTTCGGCAAACGGGTCCTGTTCACCACGACCAACGGCACGCGGGCGCTGGAGCATGCTCGACTGGCCGGCCGGACGCTCGTGGGGTGCGGGGTCAATCGCCGAGCGATCGTCGAAGCGGTCGCCGACGATCGCGAGATCGACGTGCTGTGCGCCGGCACGGCCGGGATCGTGGGGCGCGACGACGTGCTCGCCGCGGGGGCGATCGCGCACGAGTTGCAGCACGTGCGCGGCGACGACGCGACCAACGAGTGGGCCGACGCGGCGATCCGCGAGTGGGCGGAGCTGCTGACGACGGCGCGGGCCCTGGGCCGATCGCCGACCGAGCAGTTTGCCGACGAGCTGACCCGCACGACCCACGGCCGGACGCTGCTGGACCTGGACTGCGGCGACGATCTGCCGCGGTGCGCGAACCTGGACAGCCTGGGGGTCGTCCCCGAGCGAGACCCCCGCACGGGCGAGATCACGCTGGCGTAG